One window of the Labilibaculum sp. genome contains the following:
- the kdsB gene encoding 3-deoxy-manno-octulosonate cytidylyltransferase, giving the protein MKFLGIIPARYASTRFPGKPLADISGKPMIQKVYEQAQQALEHVYVATDDIRIEEAVKNFGGKVIMTSSDHKSGTDRIAEAANIITKILKLDFNVVINIQGDEPFIQPEQINSLKSCFKNPATEIATLIKAITNTAEIFDPNKVKVVTAKDNRALYFSRSAVPFVRGEDQKKWLSKNTFFKHIGMYAYRFDALMKVTKLDQSKLELSESLEQLRWLENGYWIQTEITEHESIGIDTPEDLLRVKEMGLL; this is encoded by the coding sequence ATGAAATTCTTAGGAATTATACCAGCAAGATATGCATCTACAAGGTTTCCTGGTAAACCTTTGGCCGATATTAGTGGCAAACCAATGATTCAAAAAGTATACGAACAAGCTCAACAAGCGCTTGAGCATGTTTATGTAGCAACCGATGATATAAGGATTGAAGAAGCTGTAAAAAACTTTGGCGGAAAGGTAATTATGACCTCCTCAGATCATAAAAGTGGTACGGATCGGATTGCTGAAGCAGCTAATATTATCACCAAAATACTAAAGCTTGATTTCAATGTGGTGATCAACATTCAGGGTGATGAACCTTTTATTCAGCCAGAACAAATTAATTCATTAAAATCCTGCTTCAAAAATCCCGCTACTGAAATTGCAACATTAATAAAAGCAATTACAAATACTGCTGAGATTTTTGATCCAAACAAAGTTAAGGTAGTAACTGCAAAGGATAACCGCGCCTTATATTTCAGTCGGTCAGCAGTACCTTTTGTACGCGGTGAAGATCAGAAAAAATGGCTTTCAAAAAATACTTTTTTCAAACATATAGGAATGTACGCCTACCGGTTTGATGCTTTAATGAAAGTTACTAAATTAGACCAAAGCAAATTAGAATTATCGGAATCCTTAGAGCAATTGCGTTGGCTTGAGAATGGCTATTGGATACAGACAGAGATAACAGAACATGAATCAATCGGGATAGATACTCCTGAAGATTTACTTAGAGTAAAGGAAATGGGACTTTTATAG
- a CDS encoding HAMP domain-containing sensor histidine kinase, producing MSINLENLKESNEFLNILFDNITSALFILDKNARVENMNESFSLLFQKQEEKILGNLCGNALGCKFAVEENALCGETSYCKNCILRRDILKTLSKRVPTNRRKLSRDFYSDIKKVTKHFLYSTRYIQYYGKEFILVIVDDNTELENSRNKLEEQNETLRVLNKQKSKFLGIAAHDLRNPIGAIKSFSNLLLDSYHEFSDEDRIEFIRLIKDSSQFSINLINELLDISKIEMGKLKLDKKDENIQEIVENAIKINKIFAKKKNIEINFPSTPAATSISIDKNKIEQVLHNLLSNALKYSNPNTTISVIIKKNNSHIEISVNDQGVGIPDQELKNLFTEFGKTSAKTTANESSTGLGLAIAKKIVNGHGGEIMAHSKLGKGSEFLFTLPLN from the coding sequence ATGTCAATCAACCTCGAGAACTTAAAAGAATCAAATGAATTTTTAAACATTTTATTCGATAATATCACATCGGCACTATTTATTCTTGATAAAAATGCTCGTGTTGAAAACATGAATGAATCTTTTTCTCTTCTTTTTCAAAAACAAGAAGAAAAAATACTTGGCAATTTATGTGGTAATGCATTGGGATGTAAATTTGCAGTTGAAGAGAATGCATTATGCGGCGAAACTTCTTATTGTAAAAATTGTATTCTAAGAAGAGATATTTTAAAAACCTTGTCTAAAAGAGTACCTACAAACAGAAGAAAACTATCCCGGGATTTTTACTCAGATATTAAAAAAGTGACCAAACATTTCCTGTATTCTACCAGATACATTCAATACTATGGCAAGGAATTTATTCTGGTAATTGTTGATGACAATACAGAATTAGAAAATAGCAGAAATAAGCTTGAAGAACAAAATGAAACACTTCGTGTACTTAATAAACAAAAATCGAAATTTCTAGGTATCGCTGCACACGACCTTCGTAATCCAATTGGTGCTATAAAATCCTTTTCCAATCTACTTTTGGATTCATATCACGAATTCTCCGATGAAGATAGAATTGAGTTCATTAGATTGATAAAAGACAGCAGTCAGTTTTCCATAAACTTAATCAATGAATTGCTGGATATATCAAAAATTGAAATGGGTAAACTTAAATTGGATAAAAAGGATGAAAATATTCAGGAAATAGTTGAAAACGCAATAAAAATCAATAAAATTTTCGCAAAAAAAAAGAACATTGAAATTAATTTTCCATCAACACCGGCTGCTACCTCAATTTCCATCGACAAAAACAAAATTGAGCAAGTACTGCACAATCTATTAAGCAATGCTTTGAAATACTCAAATCCAAACACTACAATCTCCGTTATTATTAAAAAGAACAATTCACATATTGAAATATCAGTTAACGATCAAGGTGTTGGTATTCCTGATCAGGAATTAAAAAATTTATTTACCGAATTTGGAAAAACAAGCGCTAAAACTACTGCAAACGAAAGTAGTACTGGTTTAGGTTTAGCTATAGCTAAAAAAATTGTGAATGGTCATGGAGGAGAAATAATGGCTCATAGCAAACTAGGAAAAGGTTCTGAATTTTTGTTTACTTTGCCATTAAATTAA
- a CDS encoding sigma-54 interaction domain-containing protein — protein sequence MMDIQTIKHRFSIIGNTYSLNRSLDIAIQVAPTDLSVLITGESGTGKEVFPQIIHQFSSRKHAPYIAVNCGAIPEGTIDSELFGHEKGAFTGALSDRKGYFEVANKGTIFLDEIGELPLSTQVRLLRVLETGEFIKVGSSKVLKSDVRVVAATNLNIPKAVKDGKFREDLYYRLNTVPINMPPLRERQEDIYLLFRKFAQDFAEKYRMPPLRLDTGAQQLLKSYRWPGNIRQLKNITEQISIIEKERQIGADILRNYLPRNDEHMLPAIYTDTSKKDQAFSSEREILYKVLFDMKKDMTDLKKLVFELMQTSGDSSSLQKDNALLIRKLYEDQEIDILHHQSSAQASTTISSPKDSEIQDTEEFVEESLSLEDKEVELIRKALEKHNGKRKYAAQDLGISERTLYRKIKEYDIN from the coding sequence TTGATGGATATACAAACAATAAAACATCGTTTCTCAATTATTGGGAATACATATTCTTTAAACAGATCGCTTGATATTGCTATTCAAGTTGCTCCTACTGATTTATCGGTATTAATAACAGGAGAAAGCGGAACTGGAAAAGAAGTATTTCCTCAAATAATACATCAGTTTAGTTCACGAAAACACGCTCCATATATAGCTGTGAATTGTGGTGCTATTCCGGAAGGAACTATTGATTCGGAATTATTTGGACACGAAAAAGGTGCGTTTACCGGGGCTTTGTCCGATAGGAAAGGCTATTTTGAGGTAGCCAACAAAGGAACCATTTTTTTGGACGAGATTGGTGAACTTCCATTATCAACGCAAGTTCGGTTGTTACGTGTTCTGGAAACAGGAGAGTTTATTAAAGTTGGCTCATCAAAGGTTTTAAAATCAGATGTTAGAGTTGTCGCGGCTACAAATCTTAATATACCCAAAGCTGTAAAAGATGGTAAGTTTAGAGAGGATTTGTACTATCGTTTAAATACAGTCCCTATAAACATGCCGCCTCTGCGAGAAAGGCAAGAAGATATTTATCTTCTTTTCCGAAAATTTGCACAAGATTTTGCTGAAAAATATAGAATGCCGCCTTTGCGGCTTGATACCGGAGCTCAACAGTTATTGAAATCCTATCGTTGGCCTGGGAATATTCGACAATTAAAAAATATTACGGAACAAATTTCCATCATCGAAAAAGAAAGGCAAATTGGTGCTGATATATTAAGGAACTATCTTCCACGAAATGATGAACATATGTTACCAGCGATTTATACTGATACGTCTAAAAAAGATCAGGCCTTTTCTTCAGAAAGGGAAATACTCTACAAGGTTCTTTTTGATATGAAAAAGGACATGACTGATTTGAAAAAACTAGTATTTGAGTTGATGCAAACAAGTGGAGATTCTTCGTCTTTGCAAAAAGATAACGCTTTGCTTATTCGAAAGCTGTATGAAGATCAGGAGATTGACATTCTTCATCATCAATCTTCGGCACAAGCTTCTACTACTATTTCATCTCCTAAAGATTCTGAAATTCAAGACACCGAGGAATTTGTTGAGGAATCTTTATCGCTCGAAGATAAAGAGGTTGAATTGATCAGGAAAGCCCTGGAAAAGCACAACGGAAAACGGAAATATGCTGCGCAGGATTTAGGAATATCTGAGCGGACACTATATCGTAAAATCAAAGAATACGATATCAACTAA
- a CDS encoding LptE family protein, with protein sequence MNLIKVLFLSFCVAFIVTACKVSYSFTGGTLSPEVKTFSVQFFPNRAPLVNPNLSNQFTEALKEKFRGQTTLDEIVDGEGHLNFEGEITGYRTQALDVTADDISATNRLTVTVKVRFTNEIEPDNDFDKSFSAFRDFDSTKQLSDVEEELVVQILEDIIDDIYNEAVVNW encoded by the coding sequence ATGAATTTAATTAAAGTCTTGTTTTTAAGTTTTTGTGTTGCTTTTATAGTAACAGCATGTAAAGTGTCCTATTCATTTACAGGAGGAACCCTTTCACCTGAGGTGAAAACTTTTTCGGTACAATTTTTTCCCAATAGAGCTCCCCTTGTAAATCCTAATTTGAGCAATCAGTTTACTGAGGCGCTTAAAGAGAAATTTCGTGGGCAAACTACTTTGGATGAAATTGTAGATGGAGAAGGTCATTTGAATTTTGAGGGGGAAATTACCGGATACAGAACTCAGGCTTTGGATGTTACCGCGGATGATATTTCTGCAACCAATCGATTAACTGTTACTGTAAAAGTTCGTTTTACAAACGAAATTGAACCAGATAACGATTTTGATAAGAGCTTTTCGGCCTTTCGGGATTTTGATAGTACCAAGCAGTTGAGCGATGTGGAAGAAGAACTGGTGGTACAGATTTTGGAAGATATTATCGATGATATATATAACGAAGCAGTTGTAAACTGGTAA
- the secG gene encoding preprotein translocase subunit SecG produces MYTFVLVLIFIVCVLLVLIVLVQNSKGGGLASNFSSSNQIMGVKKTTDFLEKATWGLAGSLLVLCLLAAMTIDRGEVEGQKSQIEQQLQETETATDVPTFPTEAPSTEKDTAK; encoded by the coding sequence ATGTATACCTTTGTTTTAGTATTGATCTTTATTGTTTGTGTACTTTTAGTGTTAATCGTATTAGTACAGAACTCTAAAGGAGGTGGATTAGCTTCAAACTTTTCATCCTCAAACCAAATTATGGGAGTTAAGAAAACAACTGATTTCCTTGAGAAAGCAACTTGGGGTTTGGCCGGAAGTTTATTAGTTCTTTGTCTTTTAGCTGCGATGACTATTGATCGTGGTGAAGTAGAAGGTCAGAAATCACAAATTGAGCAGCAATTGCAGGAAACTGAAACTGCTACTGATGTTCCAACTTTCCCTACAGAAGCTCCTTCTACAGAAAAGGATACAGCAAAATAA
- the groES gene encoding co-chaperone GroES: MADLKGRILAGKILVEAIKAEEKTASGIIIPDAAKEKPMQGKVVLVGTDKKDEPMELKIGDTVFYGKYSGTELVIDGDDYLLMSQSDVLYIV, encoded by the coding sequence ATGGCAGATTTAAAAGGTAGAATTCTTGCTGGTAAAATTTTGGTTGAAGCTATCAAGGCTGAAGAAAAAACTGCAAGTGGTATCATTATTCCGGATGCTGCAAAAGAAAAGCCAATGCAAGGTAAAGTAGTATTGGTTGGTACTGATAAGAAAGATGAACCAATGGAATTAAAAATCGGAGATACCGTTTTTTATGGCAAATATTCAGGAACAGAGTTGGTAATTGATGGAGATGATTATCTTTTAATGTCTCAGTCAGACGTTTTGTACATTGTATAA
- the groL gene encoding chaperonin GroEL (60 kDa chaperone family; promotes refolding of misfolded polypeptides especially under stressful conditions; forms two stacked rings of heptamers to form a barrel-shaped 14mer; ends can be capped by GroES; misfolded proteins enter the barrel where they are refolded when GroES binds), producing MAKEIKFNIEARDLLKKGVDELANAVKVTLGPKGRNVVIDRKFGAPQITKDGVTVAKEIELADPGANMGAQMVKEVASKTGDDAGDGTTTATVLAQSIVNVGLKNVTAGANPMDLKRGIDIAVAAVVDNIKEQAQEVGDNFEKIKQVAKISANNDETIGALIAEAMEKVKKEGVITVEEAKGTETYVKVVEGMQFDRGYISPYFITDPEKMEADLENPYILLYDKKISTMKELMPVLEPVAQSGRPLMIIAEDVEGEALATLVVNRLRGSLKVAAVKAPGFGDRRKEMLEDIAILTGGVVISEEKGMKLEQATLEMLGQSEKITIDKENTTIVNGSGEKDGIVARVSQIKTLIENSSSDYDKEKLQERLAKLAGGVAVLYVGAASEVEMKEKKDRVDDALSATRAAVEEGIVPGGGVAYIRAIAALENLKGENEDETTGIEIIKRAIEEPLRQIVANAGGEGAVVVDKVRAGKGDFGYNARIGEYQNLFETGVIDPAKVSRVALENAASIAGMFLTTECVLIEIKEEAPAMPMGGGMGGGMPGMM from the coding sequence ATGGCTAAAGAAATAAAATTTAATATAGAAGCCCGCGATCTTTTAAAAAAAGGTGTTGATGAGTTGGCAAATGCAGTAAAAGTAACTTTGGGACCTAAGGGTAGAAATGTTGTGATTGATCGCAAGTTTGGTGCACCTCAGATTACTAAAGATGGTGTTACAGTTGCAAAGGAGATCGAATTGGCTGATCCAGGAGCGAATATGGGTGCTCAGATGGTTAAAGAAGTAGCTTCAAAAACTGGTGATGATGCTGGTGATGGAACTACAACAGCAACTGTGTTGGCGCAATCTATCGTAAATGTTGGATTGAAAAATGTAACAGCCGGTGCGAATCCTATGGATTTAAAACGTGGTATCGATATTGCCGTTGCTGCAGTTGTTGATAACATTAAAGAGCAGGCTCAGGAAGTAGGAGATAACTTCGAGAAAATCAAGCAGGTTGCTAAAATCTCTGCAAATAATGATGAGACTATTGGTGCACTGATTGCTGAAGCAATGGAGAAAGTGAAAAAAGAAGGTGTAATTACTGTTGAAGAAGCAAAAGGAACCGAAACTTACGTGAAAGTGGTTGAAGGAATGCAATTTGACAGAGGATACATCTCTCCGTATTTCATTACTGATCCTGAAAAAATGGAGGCTGATTTAGAGAACCCATATATTTTATTGTATGATAAGAAAATTTCTACAATGAAAGAGTTAATGCCGGTTCTTGAACCAGTTGCTCAATCAGGTCGTCCGTTAATGATTATAGCAGAAGATGTAGAAGGCGAAGCATTGGCCACTTTGGTTGTGAATCGTTTAAGAGGTTCATTAAAAGTTGCTGCTGTTAAGGCTCCCGGTTTTGGTGACAGAAGAAAAGAAATGTTGGAAGATATTGCTATTCTTACAGGTGGGGTTGTTATTTCTGAAGAAAAGGGAATGAAATTGGAGCAGGCAACTTTAGAGATGCTTGGTCAATCGGAAAAAATTACCATTGATAAAGAAAATACAACGATTGTAAATGGAAGTGGAGAAAAAGATGGTATTGTTGCACGTGTTTCTCAAATCAAAACTTTAATCGAGAATTCATCTTCTGATTACGATAAAGAAAAACTTCAGGAAAGATTAGCGAAATTAGCTGGTGGAGTTGCTGTACTTTATGTTGGAGCTGCTTCTGAAGTTGAAATGAAAGAGAAAAAAGATCGTGTTGACGATGCATTGAGTGCTACTCGTGCGGCTGTTGAAGAAGGAATTGTTCCTGGAGGTGGTGTAGCGTATATTCGTGCAATTGCGGCTCTGGAAAACCTTAAAGGCGAGAATGAGGACGAAACAACCGGTATCGAGATCATAAAGCGTGCTATCGAAGAGCCATTGCGTCAGATTGTTGCCAATGCTGGCGGCGAAGGTGCAGTTGTGGTTGATAAGGTGAGAGCTGGTAAAGGGGACTTTGGTTACAATGCACGGATTGGAGAATATCAGAATCTATTTGAAACCGGTGTTATTGATCCTGCTAAAGTATCTCGTGTAGCTCTTGAAAATGCGGCTTCAATAGCTGGTATGTTCTTAACTACAGAATGTGTTTTGATTGAAATAAAGGAAGAAGCTCCTGCTATGCCAATGGGTGGCGGAATGGGCGGAGGAATGCCTGGTATGATGTAA
- a CDS encoding BlaI/MecI/CopY family transcriptional regulator, with the protein MKELTKAEEQVMQYLWKLEKAFLKDIIEEFPNPRPAYTTISTVVRVLVKKGIIGFTTYGKVNQYYPLISKRAYTRAFMKGVMKSFFNDSVGGFTSFFTREQDLSLSELEEMRALIEEQIHNKKKNG; encoded by the coding sequence ATGAAAGAATTAACAAAGGCGGAAGAACAAGTCATGCAATATTTATGGAAGCTGGAAAAAGCTTTTCTTAAAGATATTATTGAGGAATTTCCAAATCCAAGACCGGCATATACAACAATATCAACTGTGGTTCGGGTTTTGGTAAAAAAGGGAATAATCGGTTTTACAACTTATGGGAAAGTAAATCAGTACTATCCATTAATCTCTAAAAGAGCTTACACTCGTGCGTTTATGAAAGGAGTAATGAAGAGTTTCTTTAACGATTCGGTTGGAGGATTTACTTCCTTTTTTACTCGCGAACAGGATTTATCACTTTCGGAATTGGAGGAAATGAGAGCTCTAATTGAGGAACAAATTCATAATAAGAAGAAAAATGGCTGA
- a CDS encoding M23/M56 family metallopeptidase: protein MAEFGIYLLESSICLAGFYFMYKLFLSGDTFAARNRYYLLFVTFLSLIIPLLSFSIQTENFSAANKFVWEFEQSFQTEILQSNELEPGTPLFSMISVVWILYFLGVSVSFFRIAKHVFHLFKLIKANEIRIYNGLKIVSVNENSSPYSFFGYIFLNQQILTESEQEHVLLHESIHARQFHSLDLLFVELVKMVLWFNPFIYLINRSLIEMHEYLADRECFNEGIDKVYYQTLLLRNVERQMMFALTSSFNSSLTLKRIKMIKKIDTSKLAHLKIILVIPVVLISLLSFSFSESIPRLSEGNFDNFYPLELLAFPLKPGDQIYISSGYGERIHPITKKKGFHNGMDIAAPKGTSVLSVSDGIVTKVNNQFVQGKGYGRFVIVDHQNGFSSLYSQMDSYSVKEGQKISKGDLVGTIGTSGLTTGPHLHFELKKDGKLVNPADFFEKDLSAYQQ, encoded by the coding sequence ATGGCTGAGTTTGGAATTTATTTGCTGGAATCCAGTATTTGTTTGGCTGGATTTTATTTCATGTACAAATTATTTTTGTCCGGAGATACTTTTGCTGCCAGAAACAGGTACTACCTTCTGTTTGTCACATTTCTTTCGTTGATTATTCCTCTGTTAAGTTTCTCGATACAGACTGAAAATTTTTCTGCAGCAAACAAATTTGTGTGGGAATTTGAGCAGTCATTTCAAACAGAGATTTTGCAATCAAATGAATTGGAGCCAGGAACACCTTTATTTTCTATGATTTCAGTTGTATGGATTTTGTATTTTTTAGGAGTTTCTGTTTCTTTTTTTCGGATTGCTAAACATGTATTTCATCTCTTTAAATTAATAAAAGCCAATGAAATAAGAATTTATAATGGTTTAAAAATTGTATCGGTAAACGAAAATTCTTCGCCGTATTCTTTCTTTGGGTACATATTTTTGAATCAACAAATACTTACCGAATCGGAACAAGAACATGTTCTTTTACACGAATCCATACATGCCAGACAATTTCATTCTCTCGACCTATTGTTTGTTGAGTTAGTGAAAATGGTTTTATGGTTTAATCCTTTCATTTATTTAATAAATCGATCATTGATCGAAATGCATGAATACCTGGCCGATCGGGAATGTTTTAATGAAGGAATTGACAAGGTGTATTATCAAACCTTACTACTAAGAAATGTAGAACGTCAAATGATGTTTGCTTTAACCAGTTCCTTTAATTCATCGTTAACTTTAAAAAGAATTAAAATGATCAAAAAAATAGATACATCTAAATTAGCACATCTTAAAATTATTTTGGTAATCCCAGTGGTTTTAATCAGTTTATTAAGTTTTAGCTTTTCAGAATCAATCCCACGATTGTCAGAGGGGAATTTTGATAATTTTTATCCGCTGGAATTGCTTGCATTTCCATTAAAACCAGGCGATCAAATTTACATTTCTTCCGGTTACGGAGAACGAATTCATCCGATTACCAAAAAGAAAGGATTTCATAATGGAATGGATATTGCCGCGCCAAAAGGAACATCAGTTCTTTCCGTTTCGGATGGGATTGTTACTAAGGTGAACAACCAATTTGTACAAGGAAAAGGATATGGTCGTTTTGTAATTGTAGATCATCAGAATGGGTTTTCCAGTTTGTATTCTCAGATGGATTCCTATTCTGTAAAAGAAGGCCAGAAGATATCAAAAGGAGATCTTGTTGGAACAATTGGAACATCAGGTTTAACAACTGGCCCTCATTTGCATTTTGAGCTTAAAAAGGATGGAAAACTTGTAAATCCGGCAGACTTTTTTGAAAAGGATTTGTCTGCTTATCAGCAATAA